The proteins below come from a single Xenopus tropicalis strain Nigerian chromosome 9, UCB_Xtro_10.0, whole genome shotgun sequence genomic window:
- the muc13 gene encoding mucin-13, with protein MKPHLLVCALLLSLLAQTESESTTAESGTSTVTGATTESVSDPTTIATEPSTIATESTIKATEPSTIATESTIKATESTINATESTVNATESTVNATESTVNATRDPSNVTEPSYNVTTPAETNVTGGGAGSTAKPELTGTTTAPPAPDKKTCSATSCGKSFATCIQLYNSFVCQCPLNYYFNETELICIQGDAFYGNLELSAEAFNPKKDSPGYTAVYNQVLTHFRDCFKNNTNYSDTIITDISAPKPKVQSRSSRNSVPVSVRCFHVFVPKAVTEKEVLEAINTYNNGTNLLGTYSSKSVCDGFYCDAETTTCTQTDSKPPCVRAKQDSTLPPPHSRPTRPAEAVTPSVGISPESNVHRRGPQASPSVGASRVIRKPLLVLVKSASLVTRGRAVQTISC; from the exons AATCTGAATCAACCACAGCCGAGTCAGGAACGTCAACTGTGACCGGTGCAACAACCGAGAGTGTGAGTGACCCGACCACCATAGCAACCGAGCCGAGTACCATAGCAACCGAGTCGACTATCAAAGCAACCGAGCCGAGTACCATAGCAACTGAGTCGACTATCAAAGCAACCGAGTCGACTATCAATGCAACTGAGTCGACTGTCAATGCAACCGAGTCGACTGTCAATGCAACCGAGTCGACTGTCAATGCAACAAGGGATCCATCTAATGTGACTGAGCCAAGTTACAATGTAACGACACCGGCTGAAACAAATGTCACCGGAGGAGGGGCTGGTTCGACCGCTAAACCCGAGCTCACCGGCACcacaactgcccccccagccccag ATAAGAAGACATGCAGTGCAACCAGCTGTGGGAAATCCTTTGCTACCTGCATCCAACTCTACAACTCCTTCGTCTGTCAGTGTCCCCTGAATTATTACTTTAATGAAACTGAATTAATCTGCATCCAAG GAGACGCTTTCTATGGGAACCTTGAGCTCAGCGCCGAGGCTTTTAACCCCAAGAAGGACTCACCAGGATacactgctgtttacaatcaagTACTGACACAC TTTAGGGACTGCTTTAAAAATAACACCAATTATTCAGACACCATCATAACGGACATCAG CGCCCCGAAGCCCAAAGTGCAGAGCAGAAGCAGCCGGAACTCGGTGCCGGTGTCGGTGAGATGTTTCCATGTGTTTGTGCCGAAGGCGGTGACTGAGAAGGAGGTGCTGGaggcaataaatacatataataatggAACTAATTTGCTTGGGACGTATTCCT CAAAATCTGTCTGCGACGGTTTCTACTGTGACGCTGAGACGACAACTTGCACCCAAACTGATTCCAAACCCCCGTGTGTACGTGCAAAGCAGGATTCTACCCTTCCTCCTCCTCACAGCCGACCTACACGTCCTGCAGAG GCTGTGACCCCATCTGTGGGAATTTCCCCGGAGAGCAATGTACACAGACGGGGCCCTCAGGCCTCCCCGAGTGTCGGTGCCTCGCGGGTTATAAGAAAACCGCTTCTGGTTCTTGTGAAAA GTGCCAGTTTGGTTACTCGGGGGAGGGCTGTACAGACA ATTTCCTGCTGA